A genomic stretch from Eriocheir sinensis breed Jianghai 21 chromosome 31, ASM2467909v1, whole genome shotgun sequence includes:
- the LOC127005848 gene encoding uncharacterized PE-PGRS family protein PE_PGRS54-like isoform X5, protein MGACTRILPHLALALMLAVIVVPQRSQARTSLKDLSSRVCHSLTCGASDAFYPHPSYCTHYVHCISGTPYVKRCPSNLHFNAARGSCDIPREAHCVPFKRSCELQVPFVADGPTDGQVTCDCGGTCTKAHPYRCDAYYHCDAMGVEHLTECPSGLMFNSRVEQCDVPENTQCPQSPSCSCDNCRYPTSDHCSTFWQCENGKAVKHYCSSGLLFNRDTSQCDLAINVECSAGAWQSGSFVETVCVDHRKDCEVFVKEGGCVCNDDVCDWQTFVLQNCPKSCGKCKGEKTMKKRIFSLPSDGGNARKKSKESGSKEHGHGHGSKESGSKESGNKGSGSKESGSKESGNKGSGSKESGSKESGNKGSGSKESGSKESGNKGSGSKESGNKGSGSKESGNKGSGSKESGSKESGNKGSGSKESGSKESGNKGSGSKESGSKESGSKESGNKGSGSKESGNKDSGSKESGNKDSGSKESGSKETVEVDGNISGESCEGGDGGGGNGNNSTEGDGGDNVDVGSGGDGGNGGDGGNGGDVGGDGGSGGGHVVDGCVINCILGKYLPHPINCRKFIYCAPSGPEEVSCAPFNVWDQEELACTNERLTPCVTGSYITTEGKPCGSGGDGGDVGSDDDGDSGGDGDSGGDGDSSGDGDSSGDGDSSGDGGDAGSGGDGDSGDAGSGGDGGDGGIGGDGGSGGDHIVDGCIIPCSLGKYLPHPTDCHKFIQCAPYGPEEMPCAPGTIWEQGKLTCNHEGLTPCVTGAYLTPEGKTCGGDGGDAGSGGDGGSGGNGSSGGDGGSGGDGGDAGSGGDGDGDGSSGNSGGDGGSGGGHVIDGCVISCTLGKYLPHPTDCRKFIQCAPYGPEEMPCAPGTIWEQGKLTCNHEGLTPCVTGAYLTPEGKICGGDGGDGGDGSGGDGGDAGSGGDGGDGGSGGDGGSGGDGGDAGSGGDGGGDGGHVVDGCVINCTLGKYLPHPTDCRKFIQCAPYGPEEMPCAPGTIWEQGKLTCNHEGSTPCVTGAYLTPEGKTCGGDGGDGGDGSDGGSGGDGGDAGSGGDGGDAGSGGDGGDAGSGGDGGDGGSGGDGGGDGSGGNGGGDGGSGGGHVIDGCVINCTLGKYLPHPTDCRKFIQCAPYGPEEMPCAPGTIWEQGKLTCNHEGSTPCVTGAYLTPEGKICGGDGEDGGDGSDGGDAGSGGDSGDAGSGGDGGDGGSGGDGGDGGSGGDGGDAGSGGDGGGDGGHVVDGCVINCTLGKYLPHPTDCRKFIQCAPYGPEEMPCAPGTIWEQGKLTCNHEGSTPCVTGAYLTPEGKTCGGDGGDGGDGSDGGSGGDGGDAGSGGDGGDAGSGGDGGDAGSGGDGGDGGSGGDGGSGGDGGSGGDAGSGGDGGSGGDGGGDGGHVVDGCVINCTLGKYLPHPTDCRKFIQCAPYGPEEMPCAPGTIWEQGKLTCNHEGSTPCVTGAYLTPEGKICGGDGGDGGDGSDGGDAGSGGDGGNAGSGGDGGDAGSGGDGGDGGSGGDGGDAGSGGDGGGDGGGDGGHVVDGCVINCTLGKYLPHPTDCRKFIQCAPYGPEEMPCAPGTIWEQGKLTCNHEGSTPCVTGAYLTPEGKTCGGDGGDGGDGSDGGSGGDGGDAGSGGDGGDAGSGGDGGDAGSGGDGGDGGSGGDAGSGGDAGSGGDGGGDGGHVVDGCVINCTLGKYLPHPTDCRKFIQCAPYGPEEMPCAPGTIWEQGKLTCNHEGSTPCVTGAYLTPEGKTCGGDGGDGGDGSDGGSGGDGGDVGSGGDGGDAGSGGDGGDAGSGGDGGDGGSGGDGGSGGDGGSGGDGGSGGDGGDAGSGGDGGGDSGHVVDGCVINCTLGKYLPHPTDCRKFIQCAPYGPEEMPCAPGTIWEQGKLTCNHEGSTPCVTGAYLTPEGKTCGGDGGDAGSGGDGGDAGSGGDGGDAGSGGDGGDAGSGGDGGDAGSGGDGGDAGSGGDGGDAGSGGDGGDAGSGGDGGDAGSGGDGGDAGSGGDGGDAGSGGDGGDAGSGGDGGDSGSGGDGGDAGSGGDGGDAGSGGDGGDAGSGGDGGDAGSGGDGGDAGSGGDGGDAGSGGDGGDAGSGGDGGDAGSGGDGGDAGSGGDGGDAGSGGDGGDSGSGDGGDAGSGGDGGDAGSGGDGGDAGSGGDGGDAGSGGDGGDSGSGDGGDGACEDAQYDCIFWAANNDCNCKPTDGDCSWQTYVAAACPKSCGSCEPQVGGDGDEVCEDNVSDCRFWAANKDCNCKPTDGDCSWQKYVADNCPKSCGTCNTSGDGGNGGEDGGSGGDGGDSGSGGDGGDGGSGGDGGSGGDGGDAGSGGDGGDAGSGGDGGDAGSGGDGGDAGSGGDGGDAGSGGDGGDAGSGGDGGDAGSGGDGGDAGSGGDGGDAGSGGDGGDAGSGGDGGDAGSGGDGGDAGSGGDGGDAGSGGDGGDTGSGGDGGDAGSGGDGGDAGSGGDGGDAGSGGDGGDAGSGGDGGDAGSGGDGGDAGSGGDGGSGGDHIVDGCIIPCSLGKYLPHPTDCRKFIQCAPYGPEEMPCAPGTIWEQGKLTCNHEGSTPCVTGAYLTPEGKTCGGDGGSGGDGGDAGSGGDGGDAGSGGDGGDAGSGGDGGDAGSGGDGGDAGSGGDGGDAGSGGDGGDAGSGGDGGDAGSGGDGGDGGSGGDGGDESVEDCELSCPKSEGIFPHPRDCRKWIRCLHGKPYVKECPFHLQFNPVLRVCDWPQHAKCVASSNADCGVPEPVVPTEPPNVKPDICDCECCLRPHPEDCTAYYYCEPGSNAEFHTCSEGLVFNPQLSQCVIQDQYPQCQPEKPPTCDPTCECLYPAEACTEYYKCNGDGVPVKFECFGGLYFNDEKHSCDLPKNVSCELRRKRTYNPEPQKYISAEECKTRKGFFAKRGDPSGYFMCSNGIAFSLRCPDGAVFSSAVGRCILRK, encoded by the exons CGTCGACCATCGAAAGGACTGTGAAGTATTCGTGAAGGAAGGAGGCTGTGTCTGCAACGATGACGTCTGTGACTGGCAGACCTTCGTCCTTCAAAACTGTCCCAAGTCGTGCGGCAAATGCAAGGGagaaaagacaatgaagaagagaatattttccctcccttctgatGGAGGAAACGCCCGCAAGAAGTCCAAGGAGTCGGGGAGCAAAGAACATGGACACGGACACGGCAGCAAGGAGTCAGGAAGCAAGGAGTCAGGCAACAAGGGTTCAGGCAGCAAGGAGTCAGGAAGCAAAGAATCTGGCAACAAGGGTTCAGGCAGCAAGGAGTCAGGAAGCAAGGAGTCAGGCAACAAGGGTTCAGGCAGCAAGGAGTCAGGCAGCAAGGAGTCAGGCAACAAGGGTTCAGGCAGCAAGGAGTCAGGCAACAAGGGTTCAGGCAGCAAGGAGTCAG GCAACAAGGGTTCAGGCAGCAAGGAGTCAG GAAGCAAGGAGTCAGGCAACAAGGGTTCAGGCAGCAAGGAGTCAGGAAGCAAGGAGTCAGGCAACAAGGGTTCAGGCAGCAAGGAGTCAGGCAGCAAGGAGTCAGGAAGCAAGGAGTCAGGCAACAAGGGTTCAGGCAGCAAGGAGTCAGGCAACAAGGACTCGGGCAGCAAGGAGTCAGGCAACAAGGACTCGGGCAGCAAGGAGTCAGGCAGTAAAGAGACTGTCGAAGTTGATGGCAACATTAGCGGTGAAAGCTGTgaaggtggagatggtggtggaggaaatgGGAACAACAGCACCGAAGGAGACGGTGGTGATAATGTTGATGTCGGCAGTGGAGGAGATGGCGGCAACGGTGGTGATGGAGGCaacggtggtgatgttggtggagaCGGCGGCTCAGGTGGCGGCCACGTCGTCGACGGTTGCGTCATTAACTGCATTCTCGGCAAGTACCTGCCTCACCCAATTAACTGCCGCAAGTTCATCTACTGCGCGCCCTCGGGCCCCGAGGAGGTATCCTGCGCGCCATTTAACGTTTGGGATCAAGAAGAGTTGGCATGCACCAACGAGCGTTTGACCCCCTGCGTCACTGGCTCCTACATCACCACCGAGGGCAAACCATGCGGTAGCGGGGGTGATGGAGGTGACGTCGGCAGCGATGACGATggagacagtggtggtgatggagacagCGGTGGTGATGGAGACAGCAGTGGTGATGGAGACAGCAGTGGTGATGGAGACagcagtggtgatggaggtgacgcAGGAAGCGGTGGTGATGGAGACAGTGGTGATGCCggcagcggtggtgatggaggtgacggCGGCATCGGTGGTGACGGAGGCTCAGGCGGCGACCACATCGTTGATGGCTGCATCATTCCTTGTTCCCTCGGCAAGTACCTGCCTCACCCGACTGACTGCCATAAGTTCATCCAGTGCGCGCCCTACGGCCCCGAAGAGATGCCCTGTGCACCCGGCACTATCTGGGAACAAGGAAAGCTGACCTGCAACCACGAGGGCTTGACCCCCTGCGTCACTGGCGCCTACCTCACCCCCGAGGGCAAGAcctgtggtggtgacggtggtgacgctggcagtggtggtgatgggggcagCGGTGGTAATGGAAgcagcggtggtgatggaggcagcggtggtgatggaggtgatgccggcagcggtggtgatggtgatggagacgGCAgcagtggtaatagtggtggagACGGCGGCTCAGGCGGCGGCCACGTCATCGACGGTTGCGTCATCAGCTGCACCCTCGGCAAGTACCTGCCTCACCCGACTGACTGCCGCAAGTTCATCCAGTGCGCGCCCTACGGCCCCGAAGAGATGCCCTGTGCGCCCGGCACTATCTGGGAACAAGGAAAGCTGACCTGCAACCACGAGGGCTTGACCCCCTGCGTCACTGGCGCCTACCTCACCCCCGAGGGCAAAAtctgtggtggtgacggtggagacggaggagacggcagtggaggtgacggtggtgacgcaggcagtggaggtgatggaggtgatggcggcagcggtggtgatggaggcagcggtggtgatggaggtgatgccggcagcggtggtgatggtggtggagacggCGGCCACGTCGTCGACGGCTGCGTCATCAACTGCACCCTCGGCAAGTACCTGCCTCACCCGACTGACTGTCGCAAGTTCATCCAGTGCGCGCCCTACGGCCCCGAAGAGATGCCCTGTGCGCCCGGCACTATCTGGGAACAAGGAAAGCTGACCTGCAACCACGAGGGCTCAACCCCCTGCGTCACTGGCGCCTACCTCACCCCCGAGGGCAAGAcctgtggtggtgacggtggtgacggaG gagacgGCAGTgacggaggaagtggtggtgacggaggtgatGCCGGcagtggaggtgacggtggtgacgcaggcagtggaggtgatggaggtgatgccggcagcggtggtgatggag gtgacggcggcagcggtggtgatggtggtggagacggcagcggtggtaatggtggtggagacGGCGGCTCAGGCGGCGGCCACGTCATCGACGGCTGCGTCATCAACTGCACCCTCGGCAAGTACCTGCCTCACCCGACTGACTGCCGCAAGTTCATCCAGTGCGCGCCCTACGGCCCCGAAGAGATGCCCTGTGCGCCCGGCACTATCTGGGAACAAGGAAAGCTGACCTGCAACCACGAGGGCTCAACCCCCTGCGTCACTGGCGCCTATCTCACCCCCGAGGGCAAAAtctgtggtggtgacggtgaagaCGGAGGAGACGGCAGTGACGGAGGTGATGCCGGCAGTGGAGGTGACAGTGGTGACGCAGgcagtggaggtgatggaggtgatggcggcagcggtggtgatggtggtgatggaggcagcggtggtgatggaggtgatgccggcagcggtggtgatggtggtggagacggCGGCCACGTCGTCGACGGCTGCGTCATCAACTGCACCCTCGGCAAGTACCTGCCTCACCCGACTGACTGCCGTAAGTTCATCCAGTGCGCGCCCTACGGCCCCGAAGAGATGCCCTGTGCGCCCGGCACTATCTGGGAACAAGGAAAGCTGACCTGCAACCACGAGGGCTCAACCCCCTGCGTCACTGGCGCCTACCTCACCCCCGAGGGCAAGAcctgtggtggtgacggtggagaCGGAGGAGACGGCAGTgacggaggaagtggtggtgacggaggtgatGCCGGcagtggaggtgacggtggtgacgcaggcagtggaggtgatggaggtgatgccggtagcggtggtgatggaggtgatggcggcagcggtggtgatggaggcagtggAGGTGATGGCGGCAGCGGTGGTGACGCAGGCAGTGGAGGTGAtggcggcagcggtggtgatggtggtggagacggCGGCCACGTCGTCGACGGCTGCGTCATCAACTGCACCCTCGGCAAGTACCTGCCTCACCCGACTGACTGCCGTAAGTTCATCCAGTGCGCGCCCTACGGCCCCGAAGAGATGCCCTGTGCGCCCGGCACTATCTGGGAACAAGGAAAGCTGACCTGCAACCACGAGGGCTCAACCCCCTGCGTCACTGGCGCCTACCTCACCCCCGAGGGCAAAAtctgtggtggtgacggtggagaCGGAGGAGACGGCAGTGACGGAGGTGATGCCGGcagtggaggtgacggtggtaaCGCAGgcagtggaggtgatggaggtgatgccggcagtggtggtgatggaggtgatggaggcagcggtggtgatggaggtgatgccggcagcggtggtgatggtggtggtgatggtggtggagacggCGGCCACGTCGTCGACGGCTGTGTCATCAACTGCACCCTCGGCAAGTACCTGCCTCACCCGACTGACTGCCGCAAGTTCATCCAGTGCGCGCCCTACGGCCCCGAAGAGATGCCCTGTGCGCCCGGCACTATCTGGGAACAAGGAAAGCTGACCTGCAACCACGAGGGCTCAACCCCCTGCGTCACTGGCGCCTACCTCACCCCCGAGGGCAAGAcctgtggtggtgacggtggagaCGGAGGAGACGGCAGTgacggaggaagtggtggtgacggaggtgatGCCGGcagtggaggtgacggtggtgacgcaggcagtggaggtgatggaggtgatgccggcagcggtggtgatggag GTGATGGCGGCAGCGGTGGTGACGCAGGCAGTGGAG gtgatgccggcagcggtggtgatggtggtggagacggCGGCCACGTCGTCGACGGCTGCGTCATCAACTGCACCCTCGGCAAGTACCTGCCTCACCCGACTGACTGCCGCAAGTTCATCCAGTGCGCGCCCTACGGCCCCGAAGAGATGCCCTGTGCGCCCGGCACTATCTGGGAACAAGGAAAGCTGACCTGCAACCACGAGGGCTCAACCCCCTGCGTCACTGGCGCCTACCTCACCCCCGAAGGCAAGAcctgtggtggtgacggtggagaCGGAGGAGACGGCAGTgacggaggaagtggtggtgacggaggtgatGTCGGcagtggaggtgacggtggtgacgcaggcagtggaggtgatggaggtgatgccggcagcggtggtgatggaggtgatggcggcagcggtggtgatggaggcagtggaggtgatggcggcagcggtggtgatggaggcagcggtggtgatggaggtgatgccggcagcggtggtgatggtggtggagacagCGGCCACGTCGTCGACGGCTGCGTCATCAACTGCACCCTCGGCAAGTACCTGCCTCACCCGACTGACTGCCGCAAGTTCATCCAGTGTGCGCCCTACGGCCCCGAAGAGATGCCCTGTGCGCCCGGCACTATCTGGGAACAAGGAAAGCTGACCTGCAACCACGAGGGCTCAACCCCCTGCGTCACTGGCGCCTACCTCACCCCCGAGGGCAAAACctgtggtggtgacggaggtgacgctggcagtggtggtgatggtggagacgcaggcagtggcggtgatggtggagacgcaggcagtggcggtgatggtggagacgcaggcagtggcggtgatggtggagacgcaggcagtggcggtgatggtggagacgcaggcagtggtggtgatggtggagacgcaggcagtggcggtgatggtggagacgcaggcagtggcggtgatggtggagacgcaggcagtggcggtgatggtggagacgcaggcagtggcggtgatggtggagacgcaggcagtggcggtgatggtggagacgcaggcagcggcggtgatggtggagactcaggcagtggcggtgatggtggagacgcaggcagtggcggtgatggtggagacgcaggcagtggcggtgatggtggagacgcaggcagtggcggtgatggtggagacgcaggcagtggcggtgatggtggagacgcaggcagtggcggtgatggtggagacgcag gcagtggcggtgatggtggagacgcaggcagtggcggtgatggtggagacgcaggcagtggcggtgatggtggagacgcaggcagtggtggtgatggtggagacgcaggcagcggcggtgatggtggagacTCAGGCAGCGGCGATGGTGGAGACGCAggcagtggcggtgatggtggagacgcaggcagtggcggtgatggtggagacgcaggcagtggtggtgatggtggagacgcaggcagcggcggtgatggtggagacTCAGGCAGTGGCGATGGTGGAGATGGTGCATGCGAAGACGCGCAATATGACTGCATCTTCTGGGCAGCTAATAATGATTGTAACTGCAAGCCGACAGATGGTGATTGCTCATGGCAAACCTATGTGGCTGCAGCTTGCCCCAAGAGCTGCGGATCTTGTGAACCACAAGTGGGCGGCGATGGAGATGAAGTTTGCGAAGACAATGTATCTGACTGCCGATTCTGGGCCGCAAATAAGGATTGCAACTGCAAACCAACTGATGGGGATTGCTCCTGGCAAAAATATGTTGCAGACAATTGCCCGAAAAGCTGTGGAACGTGTAACACATCTGGTGACGGTGGCAATGGCGGTGAAGACGGCGGcagcggtggtgacggtggtgattcTGGcagcggtggtgacggtggtgatggtggaagtggtggtgatggaggcagcggtggtgatggaggtgacgccggcagtggtggtgatggtggtgacgccggcagcggtggtgatggaggtgacgccggcagcggtggtgatggaggtgacgccggcagcggtggtgatggcggtgacgccggtagcggtggtgatggcggtgacgccggcagtggtggtgatggcggtgacgcCGGCAGTGGTGGCGATGGCGGTGACGCCggcagcggtggtgatggcggtgacgccggcagcggtggtgatggcggtgacgccggcagcggtggtgatggcggtgacgccggcagtggtggtgatggcggtgacgccggcagtggtggtgatggcggtgacgccggcagcggtggtgatggcggtgacaccggcagtggtggtgatggcggtgacgccggcagcggtggtgatggtggtgacgccggcagcggtggtgatggaggtgacgccggcagcggtggtgatggcggtgacgccggcagcggtggtgatggcggtgacgccggcagcggtggtgatggcggtgacgcCGGCAGCGGTGGTGACGGAGGCTCAGGCGGCGACCACATCGTTGATGGCTGCATTATTCCTTGTTCCCTCGGCAAGTACCTGCCTCATCCGACAGACTGCCGCAAGTTCATCCAGTGCGCGCCCTACGGCCCCGAAGAGATGCCCTGTGCGCCCGGCACTATCTGGGAACAAGGAAAGCTGACCTGCAACCACGAGGGCTCGACCCCCTGCGTCACTGGCGCCTACCTCACCCCCGAGGGCAAGACCTGTGGTGGCgatggaggaagtggtggtgacggaggtgacgccggcagcggtggtgatggaggtgatgccggcagtggtggtgatggaggtgacgctggcagtggtggtgatggaggtgacgccggaagtggtggtgatggtggtgacgccggcagtggtggtgatggaggtgatgctggcagcggtggtgatggaggtgacgctggcagtggtggtgatggaggtgacgcCGGCagcggtggtgacggcggtgacgGAGGCAGCGGTGGTGACGGAGGTGATGAAAGCGTTGAGGACTGTGAACTGTCGTGCCCGAAGAGCGAAGGAATATTCCCTCACCCTCGTGACTGCAGGAAGTGGATACGTTGCCTGCACGGGAAGCCTTACGTGAAGGAGTGTCCCTTCCACCTGCAGTTCAACCCTGTGCTCCGAGTGTGTGACTGGCCCCAGCACGCCAAATGTGTAGCTTCCAGTAATGCGGATTGTGGCGTTCCCGAACCTGTCGTTCCAACGGAGCCGCCCAATGTCAAGCCCGATATCTGCGACTGCGAGTGTTGCCTGCGACCTCACCCTGAAGACTGCACGGCCTATTACTACTGTGAG CCTGGCTCCAACGCCGAGTTCCACACCTGCTCGGAGGGGCTCGTGTTCAACCCCCAGCTGAGCCAGTGCGTCATCCAGGACCAGTACCCGCAGTGCCAGCCCGAGAAGCCCCCGACGTGCGATCCCACCTGTGAATGTCTCTATCCGGCAGAGGCCTGCACCGAGTACTACAAGT GCAACGGTGACGGCGTTCCCGTGAAGTTCGAGTGTTTTGGTGGCCTTTACTTCAACGACGAGAAGCACTCCTGCGACCTCCCGAAGAACGTGTCCTGCGAGCTGCGTCGGAAGAGGACGTACAATCCAGAGCCGCAGAAGTACATAAGCG CCGAGGAGTGCAAGACCCGCAAAGGATTCTTCGCCAAGAGAGGGGATCCTTCGGGCTACTTCATGTGCAGCAACGGCATCGCCTTCTCTCTGCGGTGTCCTGACGGCGCAGTGTTCAGCTCCGCGGTCGGCAGATGTATCCTCAGAAAGTAA